The Sulfurospirillum diekertiae genomic sequence TCGTGAGGCTCGAAAGCTCAATCCAAAAGTCGATGTCATCGAGATAGACAGTAAGTCTGGTAAAGGGATTGATCAGTGGATCAATTACTTAAAAATGAAAAAAGCATTGAGGTAATCATGTGTTTATCCATACCTTCTAAAGTCATCGAAATTGATGAAAATAATTATGCAACCGTCGATACCATGGGTGTTAAGCGTAAAGTCACGCTTGATTTGATTGCCGAAGAAGTGAACATTGGCGATTACGTGCTGATTCACGTGGGATTTGCGATGAATAAAATCAGCAAAGAACATGCCGAAGATAGTATTGCGGCTTATAATGAGATCGCTGAAGCGATGCGTGATGGTGAGATCAGTGATGAAGAAGGAAACAGTAATTATGTTTGAAGTGGATCTCATTGAAGGATTTCGCGACCCTGAACATATGAAGGCTTTGGCGGCACTCATTAAAAAAGAGTGCAAATCCAAAATCAATATTATGGAAGTGTGTGGCGGTCATACACATACGATTATGAAGTTTGGGCTTTCTCAAATTTTGCCTGATTTGATCGAATTTGTTCATGGCCCTGGATGTCCAGTGTGCATTATGCCTAAAGAGCGGATTGATCATGCCATAGCATTAGCAAGTATGCCCAATACCATTTTAGCCACGCTTGGCGATATGATACGCGTCCCAGGCAGTAAAACCTCTTTGCAAAAACTTCGCGCCGAGGGTAAAGATATACGTTCACTTTATTCGCCGTTGGATGTCATTAAAATTGCGCAGGAAAATCCTGATAAAAACGTGGTTTTTTTCGCCATTGGTTTTGAAACCACAACGCCGATGAGTGCGGTTTTGATGCAACAAGCCATCGCCCATAAACTGACCAATGTCTTTTTTCACATCAACCATGTCACCGTGCCTGAAGCCGTAGAGGCGATTATGGGAGATGGAAATGCCCTTATTGATGCGTTTCTTGGACCTTCGCATGTGAGTGTCATCACAGGGTATAAAATCTATGAGCCGATCGCTGAAAAATACCACACGCCAATCGTGGTTGCAGGGTTTGAACCCACCGATGTGATGGAGTCGGTTTTGCGCATTGTGCGCCAAGTGAATGAGGGCAAAAGTGTTGTTGACAATGAATATGCCAGAGCCGTTTCACGCGAAGGCAATCTCAAAGCGCAAGAGCTTATCAATACCTATTTTGAAAAACGTGATCACTTTAGATGGCGTGGTATTGGTGATATCCCCAAAAGTGCGTTGAAGCTTAAAGCAGAATATGCTGCTTTTGACGCTGAGATTGTGTTTGATGCAGTGTTGCCTAAAACAGAACTTAATGACCATAAAATGTGCATTTGCGGTGAGATTCTCAAAGGTCGCGCCAAACCGTTTGACTGCAAAGTTTTTGGCAAAGCATGCACCCCAACCAATCCAATGGGTTCGTGTATGGTTTCGAGCGAAGGGGCGTGTTCGGCGTACTTTAAATATGGAAAATTGAACCTCAAAGGAGCAAGGGCGTGAGTAAAAAGATACTTCTCTCTCACGGAGGTGGCGGTGAAGAGACCCAAAACCTTATTAAAGAGCTATTTTTTAAACATTTTGATAACGAAATTTTATTGCGTATGGAAGATGCTGCAAGCCTTGTGATGAATGACCATAAAATTGCATTTACAACTGACTCTTTTGTTGTTTCACCGCTTTTTTTTAAGGGTGGAAATATTGGTAAGCTTGCGATTGCGGGAACGGTGAATGATCTTTCGATGATGGGGGCAAAGCCTCGTTATATGACCTGTTCTTTTATGATTGAAGAGGGGTTTTTATATTCTCACCTTGAAGAGATTGTTATCACGATGCGTGATGAGATGGCAAAAAGCGGTGTTAAAATTGTTGCTGGTGATACCAAAGTAGTACCAAAAGGTGGGGTTGATGGACTTTTCATTAACACAGCTGGTATTGGTGAGATCATGTATGAAAATATTTCTGCTCATAACTTAGAAGAGGGTGATTGTATCATCGTTTCTAATGAAATTGGCAATCACGGCGCCTGTATCTTAGCAACCCGCGAAGAGATAGAGCTGGAGAGTGATCTTCAAACCGATTGTGCAAGTTTATGGAAACCTGTTGAAGCGCTTATTGATGCAGGTGTGAAGATTCATGCGCTCAGGGATGCGACGAGAGGAGGGCTCAGTGCGGTTTTGAATGAATGGGCTGAAACTTCAAAGGTGTGCATCGAAGTCGATGAGGCAAAAATTCCTGTGGCGCAAGAGGTCAAAGGTGTTTGTGAGCTTCTCGGTTTTGAACCGTATGAATTTGCCAATGAAGGAACCATGGTGATTTGTTTGCCTCAAAGTGAAGCAGTAAAAGCACTTGAGGTCCTCAAGAAGTTCCCTGAAACAGCAAAAAGTGCCATAATAGGAAAGGTGAGCAACACCTTTACATGTAAAGTTGTTTTACATACGCCTTGGGGGTCAGAGCGCTTTTTAGAACCACCTAAAGGTGAGTTACTTCCGAGGATTTGCTAATGCATGAGTTTTCCATCGTTAACGCCCTTTTAGAGATGTGCGAAAAAAACGCAAAAGAGCATAATGCGACAAAAATCACTAAAGTTGAAATTAAAATAGGAAAACTCAGTGGTGTTGAACCCTATTTATTGCAAACGGCATTTGATACCTTTAAAGAAGAGACCATTTGTGCTGAGGCAGAATTTATCGTTCATCTGCAAGAAATTGTCATTCATTGTGAAAATTGTCACAATGAAGTAACGCTCACACACAATGAATTTGTTTGCCCTACTTGTAGCAGCACTGATTTACGCGTCATCGATGGAGAAGAGATGTACCTCATGCATCTTGAAATGGAGTAAAGAGAGGCTAAGAGTGCATAATGTATAATCAATGATACTATATTATGTTTCTACACGAAAACTTTACTAAGGATGCCAATGCTAAATGAGTTACGACATGCAACCCTTGAAGATTTGCCTGAGATCATTAAGATTTATAACGAGGCAATCAAAGATGGTATTTCTACTGCGGATAGCAAAACGGTGAGCGTAGAAGACAAGATAGAGTGGTTTAAGGCTCACGATGCCTTACACCCAATCTTAGTTAAAGAGTATCATGGTCGTATTATTGCGTGGATCAGTTTGCAACCTTTTTATGCCAACTTATTGGCCTATGCACACAGTGCTCGCATCAATATCTATATTGATAAAAACTTTCAAGGTAAAAAGCTTGGACAACAATTTTTATGTGAAGCAATTGAACAAGCTAAAAGCTATGAAATTAAAACACTTTTAGCGCTTATTTTTTCTGAAAATACACCTAGTTTGAAGCTTTTCAAAAAATTAGGGTTTAAAGAATGGGGTAATCTCAATCGTATCGCTACGATTGAAGGAATGGATAAAGACCTTTTAATACTTGGGCATCGTATTCAAGAATAGTGACGATGAAAAAAGAAGTTTCGATTATCTTTGATATGGATGGTACTTTGATTGACTCTAGTGCCGCAATGACACACAGTGTCAATTATGTGCGTAATACGTTAGGGCTTGCTCCTATTGCCAAAGAGTATTTGGAGTATTATATTAACCAACCTGATCAGCATCTACCAAAGATTTTTTACAATACAGATGAATACGATCCCGCACATCGCGCTTTGTTCAAAGAACATTACATGCACTTTTCACCCAGTATGATTTCACTCTATCCTGATGTCGAAGAGCTATTGCATGTTCTGAGTGAAAAAGCCTACTTGAGTATTGCTACGAATGCAAGTGATTTTTTTGCACGCCATATGCTTCAAGAACTCAACATCATTGATTATTTTTCGAGTATTGTGGGTGCCAATAATGTGGCTGAGCCAAAACCAAGTCCATTGATGGTGTACCATTTGATGGAGGAGTTAGGAAGTGCCCCTTCCAAGACTATTTTAGTGGGGGACAGCATCAAAGACGAACTTGCTGCCTCAAATGCTGGAATTCGTTTTATTTTTGCGCTATGGGGTTATGGTACAAGCGAAACAGCAAAGCTTCGTGCTCATACTATTCATGACCTTTTAAAACTTCTTAACACGTTTATTTAAAAAGCTCCAACGGCAATTCAAGTGTTCGTTGGAGGATATGCACAGGTGTTTTAATCGTATCCATGATTAAATGTGTTTCAATCTTCGGATCTGTTGTTTGTCCTGTCACATTGACATTGGTTGCAATTCTTTTATCTTCTCCCAATATAATACCTCCCACTAAAGGAATCA encodes the following:
- a CDS encoding HypC/HybG/HupF family hydrogenase formation chaperone; its protein translation is MCLSIPSKVIEIDENNYATVDTMGVKRKVTLDLIAEEVNIGDYVLIHVGFAMNKISKEHAEDSIAAYNEIAEAMRDGEISDEEGNSNYV
- the hypA gene encoding hydrogenase maturation nickel metallochaperone HypA, whose amino-acid sequence is MHEFSIVNALLEMCEKNAKEHNATKITKVEIKIGKLSGVEPYLLQTAFDTFKEETICAEAEFIVHLQEIVIHCENCHNEVTLTHNEFVCPTCSSTDLRVIDGEEMYLMHLEME
- the hypE gene encoding hydrogenase expression/formation protein HypE produces the protein MSKKILLSHGGGGEETQNLIKELFFKHFDNEILLRMEDAASLVMNDHKIAFTTDSFVVSPLFFKGGNIGKLAIAGTVNDLSMMGAKPRYMTCSFMIEEGFLYSHLEEIVITMRDEMAKSGVKIVAGDTKVVPKGGVDGLFINTAGIGEIMYENISAHNLEEGDCIIVSNEIGNHGACILATREEIELESDLQTDCASLWKPVEALIDAGVKIHALRDATRGGLSAVLNEWAETSKVCIEVDEAKIPVAQEVKGVCELLGFEPYEFANEGTMVICLPQSEAVKALEVLKKFPETAKSAIIGKVSNTFTCKVVLHTPWGSERFLEPPKGELLPRIC
- a CDS encoding GNAT family N-acetyltransferase — protein: MLNELRHATLEDLPEIIKIYNEAIKDGISTADSKTVSVEDKIEWFKAHDALHPILVKEYHGRIIAWISLQPFYANLLAYAHSARINIYIDKNFQGKKLGQQFLCEAIEQAKSYEIKTLLALIFSENTPSLKLFKKLGFKEWGNLNRIATIEGMDKDLLILGHRIQE
- a CDS encoding HAD family hydrolase translates to MKKEVSIIFDMDGTLIDSSAAMTHSVNYVRNTLGLAPIAKEYLEYYINQPDQHLPKIFYNTDEYDPAHRALFKEHYMHFSPSMISLYPDVEELLHVLSEKAYLSIATNASDFFARHMLQELNIIDYFSSIVGANNVAEPKPSPLMVYHLMEELGSAPSKTILVGDSIKDELAASNAGIRFIFALWGYGTSETAKLRAHTIHDLLKLLNTFI
- the hypD gene encoding hydrogenase formation protein HypD, which translates into the protein MDLIEGFRDPEHMKALAALIKKECKSKINIMEVCGGHTHTIMKFGLSQILPDLIEFVHGPGCPVCIMPKERIDHAIALASMPNTILATLGDMIRVPGSKTSLQKLRAEGKDIRSLYSPLDVIKIAQENPDKNVVFFAIGFETTTPMSAVLMQQAIAHKLTNVFFHINHVTVPEAVEAIMGDGNALIDAFLGPSHVSVITGYKIYEPIAEKYHTPIVVAGFEPTDVMESVLRIVRQVNEGKSVVDNEYARAVSREGNLKAQELINTYFEKRDHFRWRGIGDIPKSALKLKAEYAAFDAEIVFDAVLPKTELNDHKMCICGEILKGRAKPFDCKVFGKACTPTNPMGSCMVSSEGACSAYFKYGKLNLKGARA